One genomic region from Gemmobacter sp. 24YEA27 encodes:
- a CDS encoding LysE family translocator, which translates to MDFVTLSLFVSAVVVLTVTPGPDLFLIMGRGISQGRKAAMLTALGFFLAGFVQVPLLAFGLAGVIARNPMLFDVLRYCGGAYLIWRGICMIRHAGRGETTLANYVSAWAAIREGFIASLVNPKSHVFLLAFLPQFVRPEYGSVMVQFIFLGILMRIVALLIEGGIALFAGSIGQFLQQSRRLQHWLERSAGSLLIVVGLRLVLMDRPQDAIVKT; encoded by the coding sequence GTGGATTTTGTCACCCTTTCTCTGTTCGTATCTGCGGTGGTTGTTCTGACGGTTACCCCCGGCCCCGACCTTTTTCTCATCATGGGACGGGGTATCTCGCAGGGTCGTAAAGCGGCCATGTTAACGGCCTTGGGCTTCTTTCTAGCGGGCTTCGTGCAGGTGCCATTGCTGGCATTCGGCCTTGCAGGCGTCATTGCCAGGAATCCCATGCTCTTTGACGTGCTGCGGTATTGCGGCGGCGCATATCTCATTTGGCGCGGGATCTGCATGATCCGGCACGCGGGTCGCGGGGAAACTACCCTGGCGAATTATGTCTCGGCGTGGGCCGCCATCAGGGAGGGTTTCATCGCCAGTCTCGTCAATCCCAAGAGCCATGTATTTCTCTTGGCTTTCCTACCGCAATTCGTCCGCCCCGAGTACGGTTCAGTGATGGTGCAGTTTATTTTTTTAGGTATACTTATGCGCATCGTCGCCCTGTTGATCGAGGGCGGAATTGCGCTTTTTGCCGGCTCCATCGGGCAGTTCCTTCAACAATCGCGGCGATTGCAGCACTGGCTGGAGCGGAGCGCTGGCAGCCTACTCATTGTGGTGGGTTTGCGCCTTGTTTTGATGGATCGACCTCAGGATGCCATCGTGAAAACCTGA
- a CDS encoding CopG family transcriptional regulator: MAIRPKKRKFTVYLDPEVEKALADFAARRDRSQSTIAEAAIASFLSPDDAERREAVIAKRLDQIDRRLARVERDVGISVETMAVFIRFWLATTPALPEPAAKAARAKVGERYEAFITALGRRLAQGATLQHEVAEDVQESDRAGKA; encoded by the coding sequence ATGGCCATCCGTCCGAAGAAGCGGAAGTTCACCGTCTATCTCGACCCGGAGGTCGAAAAGGCCCTGGCGGATTTTGCCGCGCGCCGGGATCGGTCGCAGTCTACGATAGCGGAAGCCGCCATCGCATCCTTCTTGTCGCCCGACGATGCCGAGCGGCGGGAGGCTGTCATCGCCAAACGCCTCGACCAGATTGATCGCCGTCTTGCCCGCGTCGAACGTGATGTCGGGATCTCGGTTGAGACCATGGCGGTGTTTATCCGCTTCTGGCTTGCGACAACGCCGGCATTGCCAGAGCCCGCAGCGAAGGCTGCCCGCGCAAAGGTGGGCGAGCGGTATGAGGCGTTCATCACCGCCCTCGGGCGCAGGCTGGCGCAGGGGGCGACGCTCCAGCATGAGGTGGCGGAGGATGTTCAGGAATCAGACCGAGCAGGCAAGGCATAA